ACACATAGAAAAGTGCAACACATGTTATGTCAtttcatagaagagaaaatgagTAGTCTTTTTTTGTAACTTGATTCAGGTCATGAGCCAGAAAAGGTTGAAGCCAGGCTTGAATCTGGGCAGTGTGACACCAGACACAGGGCACCTGGCCATATTCTCCCCTGCCATCCACCGTGCCATTCCACTTCTTTGGTCTCTCCACACGGAGACCCCCTGCTCACTGTGCTCCTTTGTGGGGGTTCTGCTAGACCGCAGTGGAGAGCAGTGAGTGCCTTTTGGTGCCTCCACTATCAGAAGGATAATTGTGAATACAGGAAAAGAACACATCAGGAGTTGGCAGATGATAATTAGGACAGGCCTCTCTCTTGCCCCTTCTGGAATTTAACTCAGGTGTCCACTTCCTTTGATCGCTGTAATTCAGCCTATCTCAATCTTGGAGACGTAAAGACAGGATCTTGAGTTCCATTCCTGGTCAGGAAGACAAAATGAGTTTAAAGGTGTAACTTAGATGTATCTTTGGTTAGGTCCCTTGGacttttttttcaaactttttttgaaATATGAGGAAACAGAGTGAAGATAGTTAATGCATGGGCCTCAGTGACTTACAATTTAATTGTAATTCCTGTCTGTGCTACTTATGATCTGTATGCCAGGGGGTAAATTCTTAGGATCTTTCAGCCTCTACGTTGCCATTTGAGTTGATCCACAGCTGATAGACCGGAGATCTGCACTGCTGTAAGGACTGAACGGTAATACATATGTGATTAAATATGTGATGGATGCATATAGTCAGGGCACATTAGTtttacatattattattattattaattacatAAAGCTTCATACCATTCAACTAATGTATCCTGTGATCTGACAGGTTTATTTTGTCTGGATCCCTGTACAATCCTTTTACTTCCATCCTTATCCAAGTAGATATTGAATACTTGGAAGTCAATCATTGAGTCTCATGAATTCCTGACTCCTCAGAGAATAACCTGTACTTAGCACAGAGTAGGCTACAACCACTATGAAACAACAAATCTTTATTAAATATGGAATAGACCCTTGGTTCCTTCATTCCTTAGTTCACAGGATCAGATCATAAGCTGTACTGCTTCTGCGCTGAGTGCTTTCCTGCCTGTAGTTTCATCCCTCCAGGGATGTCCCATAGAACTAGAGACAAGATAAAATGGGGCATGAATATATCTATATCATGGGCTTTCTATGGGACCTATTTAGTTAAAATTTAGTTAGTAGAGTGTAAAACatcaattattttcaaaaagttGTGGTGGTTTTCACaaaactgaaaactaaaaaggaaaaacagagaaagagatggagaaagtaAGTCTTACTGTGTGAACCTAGGCACATTTATGATTTCAATACATTCTATGCTTGACTTTCTTGGGACATGTTAGGCTTCTATCTTTCCCATGTAATCAAATAAAGCCATGATTATATTTTAACAATAAACCCACTACTCTCATATTGATTCAAATTCTGACTAAAAAACATTGtccaagtatttattaagtgccaaaTCTTTGTTAGCTGCCACACATATCCTAGTGATGGGTATTATTCCCCACTATTTCCACGTAAGAGAGGATGAAATATTCACAAGCACTTCAAATTCATTGTGTGACAGATTTGGGATTTGGACCTTGCCCTTCTGACTCCTATTCCAGGATTCTGTCTCCTCAACCAGAGCTGAATGATTGTGTTTCTTTTCAGATGAGCAAATGGACACTAAACCATTGATTCTTCCTCCCACAACTCAGTGAGTTGAACTGTGAATTAATAGGCCAAATGAAATCATGTTAGACATACCaatagaaatgaagaaatgagCTGCCATTGGGGAGCTAAAAGAGGAAAATTCAAATCTCCCACTGAGGAAGGATTGTCTGGGAAAGCTCTTAAGTTGGCCTAAGATAGCTGAGTTTCATACCTGGCTTTCAAATGTCTCTGGTCCTATTTTCCTGAATTTACAAATAAGGGTGTTGACCTGATGGGGAAACAATGCTTTCTAAACATTTAGGATGAGACACATATTTCAGCACTTTATCAAGGCAATAGAGAAtggaaataaataaaggaaaatgtcAACGGAACACCAGACGTTTCCTGGAGATGGTGTAGCACTGATGCAAATACCAATGTCTACACAGTGAAAAATAGGCACAGAGTGTATCTGAAAAGTAAATCATTGTTTAATCATTGGTGCATTTTACACTAATGCCATCTTTGGAATTGGCAATGTTGTCTGATTTGAATGTTTATCAAACACTTAGTTATCAAAGTTTGATGTCCAGTAAGCCAAGGGAGAGGATATatactttaaaacttttttttaaaattgaccCACATATTTGAATGGACATGTATGTCCAtgtaagatggatgtcagaaagcCAAAGAACAATGAAAACCTGTGAAGATAATTGACGTACAAGCACACTCTCTGATGATGaacattttaatgtaatttataaTCTAGCTAATGAGGTCCTTGCGTGAAGCAAATGGTTTGAACTCGACTGTTAACCTCAAGATTGGTGGCTGGAATGCACTCTtcagtgccatgaaagaaagacctggtgatccgcttttgtaaagattaaggctatgaaaactctatggaggggtTCTATTctttaacacatggagtcaccatggtgCAATTAACTcagtgctgattttttttaatctgttcctaTTCTATATGTTATTTTACAAATACTCCAAATCAAGGGAATTTATACACTGTacttatataaaataaagtacattTGACAGCTTCTTAAGAAGAACATCCAGtttccattgagtagattctgactcatggtcacactatgggtgtcagagtagaactatgctccattgggtttcaatGACTTTATTTCTGAGGTGTCTTTGAGTGGAATCCAACCtttctgcttagcagccaagtgtgttaatggTTTGCACACCCTGAAACTGCAACTGCTTCTTAGTGTTCTTTAATTGAAATGAATTTTTCTTAAAAGGGTATTTCTTATTGTATGTGTGTCTCTCATAGAGGGGGGTGATAGTTTGCTCTTTCTGTGAAACCCGTTATCCTAAAATATCcttgccattttaacattcttTAGCCTAGCATCTCTAAAGTGGTTGGGTACAGAAAAACGCGAATAACACAGAAAACAATGAGGGAAAAGTTTTGAGAAATACAGTGGTTGGGTTTGCTGTAACTGAGTACTATTGCTGAAAAGCACTGGGGTATTAGATACTTAAATGTGAATGAATGAGTTTGTGGGCTTTACTTCTGAGTTTCTTGAATTCAAAATACAGATACAATACCGGGTGGCTGTTTACCTGTTTCCTTTTTAACAATATTCTTTTTCCAAAAGCTGTCATAAGTACATGGAGCCACAGAATCTAACAGATGTCTCAGCATTCCTCCTCTTGGGCCTCTCTGAGGATCcagaactgcagcccctcctctttgggctgttcctgtccatgtacctgaTCACTGTGACTgggaacctgctcatcatcctggcagtcacctctgactcccatctccacacccccatgtacttcttcctctccaacctgtccttgGCTGATATTGGTTTCGTTTCTACCACAGTACCAAAGGCGCTAGTGAACATTCAGACAGGGAGCAAATCCATCACCTATGGGGGCTGCCTGATACAAATGACCTTTTTTTACCTCTTTGGATGTCTGGATGATCTGCTTCTCACTGTGATGGCTTATGACTggtttgtggccatctgtcaccctctgcactacacagtcatcatgaaccccTGCCGCTGTGGCTTGCtagttttggtgtcttttttcttCAGCCTTTTGGAATCCCAGCTGCACATTTCAATGGTGTCACAACTTACTTTCTGCACAGATATGAAAAtccctcatttcttctgtgaccctCCTCAACTCTTTAGCCTTGCATGTTCTGACACTTCCATCAGTATCATATTAGTGTATTGTATTGGTGTCATCTTTGGTGGTGTTCCAGTCTCAGGGATCCTTTTCTCTTACAGTCAAATCGTTTCCTCCATTCTGAGAGTCTCATCTTCAGGTGGGAAGTataaagccttttccacctgtgcCTCTCACCTGTCAGTCgtttgcttattttatggaaCAGGCCTTGGAGTGTACCTCAGTTCAGCTGTCTCATCTTCTCCCAGGAAGTATGCAGTGTCCTCAGTGATGTATACTGTGGTgacccccatgctgaaccccttcatctacagcctgaggaacagggacaTCAGGAGGGCCCTGTTGAGGCTCCTTAAGAAAACAGCCTAATATCAACACTTGTGCCATCTTCTTTGGCATGTGGGTTGGAAAAGATGGTAAAACCTGACATCTGCAACCATAAATCTTGCCTCTTGGTTATGTATTTTTTGTAGCTATCAGAGGCTTCAGTCTCTAGATTTCATATCTGACCATTGCTTCCTTTGTAATATGCTTATTGGGATAGTGGAAGTGTTCTGGGATATGTCAGTCTGCATGATCAAATCCCATTGCAGCTATGGAGCCATCTGTAGCTTCTCTTCTATGACCCAGGATTTCTGGTATAATGCACGAATCTATTTTTATGTACTTAGAATCTTCATCCTTTCCCATAATTCATATCTATTACCGAGACTACTTTTGTATCTATCAGAACCGTATATGCAGGTTTTGTGTGAGAATGCATGTCAGTGGTCCTAAACCTTGACTTCATACTGGAGTCATCTAGGAAGCTAAAAAATATTGATGCTTTGGTTCCAACTCTATGGATTCTGATTTACTTGTAATGGCGTGTGGCTTCAGCATAAGATTTTTAAAGCACCACAGGCAGTTTTAATGTACAGCCAATATGAAAACTACTGATCTTTTcagacttttcttcaaatatgactAGTTTGTTGTGGGTCTTTTACTCCTGAACAGGTGCTGAAGATCTCAAAGTGATCAGAGCTCACAATGGGAAATATCTGAGAGAACGTACCCTAGCACATGGTAAGTGATTTTTCATGATATTTCTGATGATGTTTCTTCTCCTATCTTCTTCCTGTACGTTGTGTTGCTGTTGGCGGcacctctattgtgaccccacgCACTGTAGAGGAgaatactacccagtcctgtaccatctctgTGGTTCATTActgatcagacctttgtgatccacagggttttcattgactgagttttcgaagtggatcaccaggcctttcaaatGAGTCCATCTTgatctggaatctctgctgaaacctggtcaaTATTTTTGCATAATGTATGCCTCTAACCACAGGTGgttgctgcacatgaggtacattggttgTGAATCAAAGCTGGTCTTCCACAGGGAAGGGTAGAATTTTGCCAGTGAACCACCACTGATTCTGCCCTGCACACCATGAAGTTGGCTACATGTGCTTGTTGATAAGCTATTGTCTCCCTTCTCCAGGTTCAGCCTTCTATACTTTACTCTGTGATGCTGGGGCCAGAGAAGGGAGGATCCTACTCTTCTGAATTCCCATCTGGCTTTATTGTTAGGTTTTTCCAATAATGATCAGTAAGGTTTACCACACCTTAATAAGCTCGACATTTTCCTGATACCTGTTTTCTTAGACCTTGGTGTGGCAGCTTCTATCCCCAGTTTCTATCTCTGTATTGCCACATTGCTCCTTTTTGTCTTTCCGTCCTTATTTAAGTATTTTACCAGTTTCCTTTATGAAATGCtcttcatggtgttttcaattttctttattgAATCCTGACTGATAAATTGTATTGGAGGAATAAATTTATGTGTGAAGTGTCTAAAACTGGAACAATACACAGCATGCTGAGGTAAAAAAGGAGGCTGTAAATTACATATATTGGTCAGGGTTGTACAGCTGAGGATTAAGGTGGGGGTATCATATTTCCAAACACTGTGGCTCTCTTGGTGCTCTAGGATCATCAGTTCACCAAGGCATTATGAATTAATTtagttttatcttatttttctttagtctAGGATAGCAGAGTGTCATGTCTTCAGGAAAGCAGAGCCATTGCCTTTCACTTGTAAGAAACTGATGAAGACGTGACTGTGTTACCACGTTTCCTTGTCTTTGGGCTCTTTCTGTGTTCTACTGCATGGGTGTGCGATGTCCTTCAGACATA
This DNA window, taken from Elephas maximus indicus isolate mEleMax1 chromosome 3, mEleMax1 primary haplotype, whole genome shotgun sequence, encodes the following:
- the LOC126074076 gene encoding olfactory receptor 7E24-like: MEPQNLTDVSAFLLLGLSEDPELQPLLFGLFLSMYLITVTGNLLIILAVTSDSHLHTPMYFFLSNLSLADIGFVSTTVPKALVNIQTGSKSITYGGCLIQMTFFYLFGCLDDLLLTVMAYDWFVAICHPLHYTVIMNPCRCGLLVLVSFFFSLLESQLHISMVSQLTFCTDMKIPHFFCDPPQLFSLACSDTSISIILVYCIGVIFGGVPVSGILFSYSQIVSSILRVSSSGGKYKAFSTCASHLSVVCLFYGTGLGVYLSSAVSSSPRKYAVSSVMYTVVTPMLNPFIYSLRNRDIRRALLRLLKKTA